A single region of the Psychrobacter alimentarius genome encodes:
- a CDS encoding KpsF/GutQ family sugar-phosphate isomerase produces MSNTQVDLTYEQFISTAIEAINTEISALSLLTEQIDDRFAQACDIILACKGRVVVTGMGKSGLIGRKIAATFASTGTPAFFMHPGEAGHGDLGMLVKGDVLLAISNSGESDEIKMLLPVVKRLDIPLISISRDKRGMLPHAADIVLTLGKSQEACPLNLAPTSSTTATLALGDALAVALVHARNFTSEDFALSHPAGALGRQLLTRVEDLMHTKSEDLPLIHQDEPLQEALFTMSAGRLGMTVVTDDNDKVVGVFTDGDLRRGLEKGIDLKTPMRELMVSNPRHVNKTMRASDALSVMNESGISQLLIIDEKNCLEAIITVHDLLQAGVK; encoded by the coding sequence ATGAGCAATACCCAAGTCGATTTGACCTATGAGCAATTTATAAGTACCGCTATAGAGGCGATTAATACCGAGATCTCTGCACTCTCATTGTTGACCGAGCAGATAGATGATAGGTTTGCACAAGCTTGTGATATTATTTTGGCTTGTAAGGGCCGTGTAGTTGTTACTGGTATGGGTAAGTCAGGACTGATTGGTCGAAAAATAGCAGCAACCTTTGCATCGACTGGTACGCCAGCTTTCTTTATGCATCCAGGCGAAGCAGGACATGGCGACTTGGGTATGCTAGTAAAGGGTGATGTATTGCTAGCCATTTCTAATTCTGGTGAGTCAGATGAAATTAAAATGCTATTGCCAGTTGTAAAGCGATTAGATATTCCGTTGATCAGTATTAGTCGTGACAAACGTGGGATGTTACCACATGCAGCCGATATTGTTTTAACGCTTGGTAAGTCGCAAGAGGCATGTCCATTGAACCTTGCGCCCACGTCAAGTACGACAGCGACGTTAGCGCTAGGAGATGCCTTGGCTGTTGCTTTGGTACACGCTCGCAATTTTACTTCAGAAGATTTTGCTTTATCGCATCCTGCAGGTGCATTAGGTCGTCAACTACTGACGCGAGTTGAAGATTTGATGCATACTAAATCTGAGGATTTGCCTCTCATCCATCAAGATGAACCATTACAAGAAGCTCTATTTACTATGTCTGCTGGTCGTTTGGGTATGACAGTAGTGACTGATGACAATGATAAGGTCGTTGGTGTATTCACAGATGGTGACTTACGTCGCGGCTTAGAAAAAGGTATTGATCTAAAGACGCCAATGCGTGAGTTGATGGTAAGCAATCCGCGCCATGTTAATAAGACCATGCGCGCTTCCGATGCGCTTAGCGTGATGAATGAAAGCGGCATTAGTCAGTTATTGATTATTGATGAAAAAAATTGCCTAGAAGCGATTATTACTGTACATGACTTGCTGCAAGCTGGTGTGAAGTGA
- the hfq gene encoding RNA chaperone Hfq: MSKGQTLQDPFLNSLRKDRIPVSIFLVNGIKLQGQIESFDQYVVLLKNTVSQMVYKHAISTVVPARNPRSATTGASSQAQGVAPAGYQGSGFERSNNPANAGGFEERGFAANRSGFNRGGFSQGQDRGFERGSFGQSQERGFERGGFGQDRGFENSVDSPRFEDKPNDGSDENNG; this comes from the coding sequence ATGTCAAAAGGACAAACTTTACAAGATCCGTTCTTGAATTCGCTGCGCAAAGATCGCATTCCTGTTTCTATTTTTTTGGTTAATGGTATCAAGCTGCAAGGGCAGATTGAGTCTTTTGACCAGTACGTAGTATTGCTTAAGAATACTGTTAGTCAAATGGTATACAAACATGCGATTTCAACGGTTGTGCCAGCGCGTAATCCTCGTAGCGCAACCACAGGCGCTAGTAGCCAAGCTCAAGGCGTAGCACCAGCTGGCTATCAAGGTAGTGGTTTCGAGCGCAGTAATAACCCAGCCAACGCAGGCGGTTTTGAAGAACGTGGTTTTGCTGCCAATCGTAGCGGTTTCAATCGTGGTGGTTTCAGCCAAGGCCAAGATCGCGGTTTTGAACGTGGTAGTTTTGGTCAGAGTCAGGAACGCGGTTTTGAGCGTGGCGGCTTTGGTCAAGACCGTGGCTTTGAGAATTCAGTAGACAGTCCACGATTTGAAGACAAGCCAAATGACGGCTCTGATGAGAATAATGGCTAA
- the miaA gene encoding tRNA (adenosine(37)-N6)-dimethylallyltransferase MiaA, whose amino-acid sequence MRQSSGLSNDLTDNSVVCLMAPTASGKTALAYELYDTGRYELISVDSALIYRDMNIGTAKPTAAELARYPHHLVDIVDPMQSYSVAEFVDDVAQLIDNCHQNGKIPLLVGGTMMYYMALLDGLSPVPDSDNDIRTRVEQWRQDEGIGALYEYLGKVDPASHKRLNATDTQRITRAVEVYLQTNIPISDWQGQPKQALSQNPNQQWYALGVMPDRPWLHERIEQRLDIMWNDGLVAEVIDLLHKYPLTPNLPSMRCVGYRQVLEYLVQIEHPVFEQPHLDKASFYDAFKTDKDTTHKQTKTDNALQTLSQASTSDVQIEALACQQMQNKALYATRQLAKRQYTWLRKVSQLPDASVNSSIKANLVDDQNALINRGMKVEMFTTMAQAKDYLQ is encoded by the coding sequence ATGAGACAGTCGTCTGGCTTATCCAATGATCTCACGGATAACAGTGTGGTGTGCTTGATGGCACCAACAGCAAGTGGTAAAACTGCTTTGGCCTACGAGCTTTATGACACAGGGCGTTATGAGCTCATATCCGTGGATTCAGCGCTGATATATCGTGATATGAATATTGGAACAGCTAAACCAACGGCCGCTGAGCTTGCCCGTTATCCCCATCATCTGGTAGATATTGTTGACCCGATGCAAAGTTATAGTGTTGCTGAGTTTGTCGATGATGTTGCACAGTTGATTGATAACTGCCACCAGAATGGCAAGATACCTTTGCTTGTAGGTGGTACCATGATGTACTACATGGCGCTGCTTGATGGCTTGTCTCCTGTGCCAGATAGCGATAATGACATTCGTACACGCGTGGAACAATGGCGACAAGATGAAGGCATTGGTGCACTATATGAGTACCTTGGTAAAGTGGATCCAGCGAGTCATAAGCGTCTCAATGCGACTGATACCCAGCGCATAACCCGTGCAGTCGAGGTTTATTTACAAACCAATATTCCAATCAGTGACTGGCAAGGTCAGCCCAAACAGGCATTGTCACAAAACCCAAATCAGCAATGGTACGCACTAGGGGTAATGCCAGATCGCCCATGGCTACACGAGCGCATCGAGCAGCGTTTAGATATTATGTGGAATGATGGGTTAGTAGCTGAGGTCATTGATTTGCTGCATAAATACCCTTTGACGCCCAATTTGCCTTCTATGCGCTGCGTGGGGTATCGGCAAGTTTTAGAGTATTTAGTACAGATTGAGCATCCAGTATTTGAGCAACCGCATTTGGACAAAGCATCGTTTTATGATGCGTTTAAAACGGATAAAGACACTACTCACAAGCAAACAAAGACGGATAATGCGCTGCAAACACTATCTCAAGCAAGTACCTCAGATGTACAGATTGAGGCACTTGCTTGTCAGCAAATGCAAAATAAGGCATTATATGCTACAAGACAGCTTGCAAAGCGTCAGTACACGTGGTTAAGAAAGGTGAGCCAGTTACCTGATGCTTCAGTAAATTCATCAATTAAAGCCAACCTAGTTGACGATCAAAACGCTCTTATCAATCGAGGTATGAAGGTAGAGATGTTTACTACTATGGCGCAAGCGAAAGATTATTTACAGTGA
- the mutL gene encoding DNA mismatch repair endonuclease MutL: protein MTNNPSDTRIKKLSPLLINQLAAGEVVTRPAAVVKELLENAIDAGATHIEVHVTQGGMGMIEVVDNGVGIHPDDMIMAITRHATSKVADVANLHGIMTLGFRGEALAATAAVSRLTLISSHDNSGIGRQLQVAGVLDDIPKLSPVVHNRGTTITVRDLYFNVPARRGNLKSMAIEFGHIETVVRDVALARADITIILFHDKKKRLSLSASAISTNAIDSDNNRLSVSRLEQAIGRSLTDDAIEVAVDLSGLVQQSSEYNVSQNRNHAAITGWLWPMHEKNDALPKLIYVNGRLVKEAIISNQLRQIAQEAQLAGIGYALYFDLPTEWLNINVHPSKQRIRISPLNNIMAHLSHALRSKLAAHKATSSLQQDNSPSNDGILNTDSVKSDLINQPFEKALANTASINPVTQGRQVQSPKISYQLSENNKYPKHVDSLIEKPLIQKTGTSKLSSTDTDTITILSQSAADTTSLPYCLDIITSISDIAPESVIGQYSHNKPLPWLLFYYQKQCILIGSEDWRVKIGLLFESAVLDSHVFKKGEGYARDVNQQLATISAQMTQQDLALFITDIETLLVNNAIKVIDRNQLVTLMLNSI from the coding sequence ATGACCAACAATCCTTCTGATACCCGTATTAAAAAACTATCGCCGCTGCTCATCAATCAATTGGCAGCTGGTGAGGTAGTGACGCGTCCTGCAGCCGTGGTCAAAGAGTTGCTTGAAAATGCCATCGATGCTGGTGCGACCCATATTGAGGTACATGTTACTCAAGGTGGTATGGGGATGATCGAAGTGGTGGATAATGGGGTTGGTATCCATCCTGATGATATGATCATGGCGATTACTCGTCATGCAACCAGCAAAGTGGCTGATGTGGCTAATCTGCACGGTATCATGACCTTAGGTTTCCGAGGAGAGGCGTTGGCCGCGACGGCGGCGGTTTCCCGTTTGACGCTGATTAGTAGTCATGATAATAGTGGTATCGGTCGTCAACTACAGGTCGCTGGGGTATTGGATGATATACCCAAACTATCGCCCGTTGTACACAATCGTGGTACGACGATTACGGTAAGAGACTTATACTTTAATGTGCCAGCACGCCGAGGCAATTTAAAATCAATGGCCATCGAGTTCGGTCATATTGAGACCGTTGTTCGCGACGTTGCATTGGCACGAGCGGATATTACTATCATTCTTTTTCACGATAAGAAAAAACGGCTGTCACTATCTGCAAGCGCTATATCTACAAATGCTATCGATAGTGACAATAACCGTCTATCCGTGTCCCGTCTTGAGCAAGCCATTGGTCGTTCGTTAACGGATGATGCTATTGAAGTAGCAGTGGACTTATCGGGTTTAGTACAACAGTCGTCAGAATATAATGTCAGTCAAAATAGAAACCATGCGGCTATCACTGGTTGGTTATGGCCGATGCATGAAAAAAACGATGCATTACCAAAATTGATTTATGTGAATGGTCGACTGGTCAAAGAAGCAATAATTAGCAATCAGCTTCGACAAATCGCCCAAGAGGCACAGCTTGCAGGTATTGGCTACGCACTCTATTTTGACTTACCCACGGAATGGTTGAATATCAATGTGCATCCCTCCAAACAGCGAATTAGAATCAGCCCGTTAAATAATATTATGGCTCACTTGAGCCATGCGCTGCGCTCAAAGCTTGCAGCACATAAGGCGACCAGTAGCCTTCAACAAGACAACAGCCCGTCAAATGATGGCATTTTAAATACTGATTCTGTAAAGTCTGATTTGATCAATCAGCCATTTGAGAAAGCACTAGCTAATACGGCCTCAATCAATCCTGTTACCCAAGGCAGGCAAGTACAGTCGCCAAAAATTTCCTACCAGTTATCAGAGAATAATAAATACCCTAAGCATGTAGACTCTTTGATTGAAAAGCCTTTGATTCAAAAGACTGGTACGTCAAAGTTGTCTTCAACTGATACCGACACCATTACGATTTTGAGTCAATCTGCTGCTGATACAACCTCTTTACCCTATTGTCTAGATATTATTACCAGCATAAGTGACATAGCGCCTGAGTCTGTCATTGGTCAATATAGTCATAATAAGCCGCTACCTTGGTTACTATTTTATTATCAAAAGCAATGCATCTTGATTGGTTCGGAGGATTGGCGAGTAAAGATTGGCTTATTATTTGAATCTGCTGTATTAGATAGTCACGTATTTAAAAAAGGCGAAGGCTACGCCAGGGATGTCAATCAACAACTTGCAACCATAAGTGCTCAAATGACACAGCAGGACTTAGCCTTGTTTATAACAGATATTGAAACTTTATTAGTGAACAATGCCATCAAAGTGATTGACCGTAATCAACTGGTCACATTAATGCTCAACTCCATATAA
- a CDS encoding 6-pyruvoyl trahydropterin synthase family protein: MRIRKLFKFENAHIVRNCSSERCKHSIHGHSYQIELILEAKRLDHGQMVYDFGLLKSSIKDIIDSFDHAICFWSKDDPEYIAACKKFSARWISLPVSPSAEQFSRVIFFWAQEILQQTQMQNGETDVSVYSVIAHETATGYAQCFADDVANEQMGKLVLGDFEFSDQVRAEWHDTDLYAKLIRGESFVNPSVTMQVQPDV; encoded by the coding sequence ATGCGTATCCGTAAACTCTTCAAATTTGAAAATGCTCATATTGTTCGCAATTGTAGTTCTGAGCGCTGCAAACACTCTATCCACGGTCACAGCTATCAAATCGAATTGATCCTAGAAGCCAAGCGCTTAGATCATGGACAAATGGTTTATGATTTTGGCTTATTAAAATCTTCGATTAAAGACATTATTGACAGTTTTGACCATGCCATCTGCTTTTGGAGTAAAGACGATCCTGAGTATATCGCTGCCTGCAAAAAATTCAGTGCCCGCTGGATTAGTTTGCCAGTATCACCTTCCGCAGAGCAGTTTTCACGAGTCATTTTCTTTTGGGCGCAAGAAATTTTGCAACAAACTCAAATGCAAAACGGCGAGACAGATGTTAGCGTTTATTCAGTGATTGCTCACGAAACAGCGACAGGTTACGCGCAATGTTTTGCAGATGATGTCGCCAATGAACAAATGGGAAAACTCGTATTAGGTGACTTTGAATTTAGTGATCAAGTCCGTGCTGAATGGCACGACACCGATCTGTATGCCAAGCTGATTCGTGGTGAGAGCTTTGTGAATCCATCAGTGACCATGCAGGTTCAGCCCGATGTATAA
- a CDS encoding YnfA family protein — protein sequence MTELKTVGLFALTALAEIVGCYLPYLWLREGKSMWLLIPAVLSLAAFVWLLTLHPTAVGRVYAAYGGVYVVMAIIWLWTVDGIRPTTWDIVGSAVALCGMAIIMFAPRGT from the coding sequence TTGACGGAATTAAAAACAGTTGGGCTTTTTGCGCTTACTGCTCTTGCAGAAATTGTGGGGTGTTATCTACCCTATCTGTGGCTGCGAGAAGGTAAGTCGATGTGGCTTCTTATACCTGCTGTGCTTAGTTTGGCGGCATTCGTATGGCTTTTGACGTTGCATCCAACGGCAGTAGGGAGAGTGTATGCCGCTTATGGCGGTGTGTATGTCGTTATGGCAATCATTTGGCTATGGACGGTTGATGGTATTCGGCCAACCACGTGGGACATAGTAGGCTCTGCGGTTGCGCTGTGTGGGATGGCGATTATTATGTTCGCACCGCGTGGTACTTGA
- a CDS encoding PhzF family phenazine biosynthesis protein, whose product MQLEINIIDAFTDTVFKGNSAAVIITEHWLSNDLMQSIAFENNLSETGFIVPDANGLHHIRWFSPFKEIAFCGHGTLASAFVLFKKNPTVETIRFSANAVGVFTVIQTANNKIQMDFPNRMPKKVNEIPNGLLEGLSIAPADVYCNEKAYFVVYNAESDVLTVARDNEKLKELLPLNVVVTCQATSNEYSDFDFISRYFWSNDGGGEDPVTGSVHTGLAPLWAQRLDKNELTAYQASSRGGVLDCVVAGERVLVSGNAVQYLTGFITIEG is encoded by the coding sequence ATGCAATTAGAAATAAATATTATCGATGCTTTTACAGATACCGTGTTTAAAGGCAACTCTGCGGCAGTCATTATTACAGAGCATTGGTTATCCAATGATTTGATGCAGTCCATTGCTTTTGAGAACAATTTGTCTGAGACTGGGTTTATCGTTCCTGACGCTAACGGACTTCATCATATACGCTGGTTTTCACCATTTAAAGAGATTGCTTTTTGTGGGCATGGTACATTGGCATCTGCGTTTGTTCTATTTAAGAAAAACCCTACAGTAGAGACCATTCGGTTTTCAGCCAACGCGGTGGGCGTCTTTACGGTCATACAAACGGCTAATAATAAAATCCAGATGGATTTTCCCAATAGAATGCCTAAAAAGGTGAATGAAATACCTAATGGCTTACTAGAAGGTCTTTCTATCGCACCTGCTGACGTTTATTGTAATGAAAAAGCCTATTTTGTGGTGTATAACGCTGAGTCTGACGTGCTAACTGTCGCTCGGGATAACGAGAAGTTAAAAGAGCTATTGCCATTGAATGTGGTGGTGACTTGTCAGGCTACTTCCAACGAATATAGTGATTTTGATTTTATCTCCAGATATTTTTGGTCAAACGATGGTGGCGGGGAAGATCCAGTAACAGGTTCAGTGCATACTGGGCTTGCTCCTCTGTGGGCGCAGCGTTTAGACAAAAATGAGTTGACTGCTTATCAGGCATCAAGTCGAGGTGGTGTGCTTGACTGTGTGGTTGCAGGGGAGAGAGTGCTGGTTTCTGGTAACGCCGTGCAATATCTGACAGGTTTTATTACGATTGAGGGATAA
- the htpX gene encoding protease HtpX, with amino-acid sequence MMRIGLFLLTNLAVIVVFSIVFGILSRVFGIGGVHAAGGLNYTSLAIMCGLYGMIGSMVSLFISKWMAKRSTGTVVIDTPQNATEQWLVDTVAKQARAVNISMPEVGIFNNSQPNAFATGWNKNKALVAVSSGLLQNMTADEVEAVLAHEIGHVANGDMVTLALIQGVVNAFVMFFARIIGNFVDRTVFKNEGDAPGIGYFVTSIVMDILLGFLASAIVMWFSRLREFRADQMGAKLASREKMISALNALRPAEQRPDQMPENMKAFAISSGQTQGFSVANLFRSHPTLDDRIEALRNYNPSEG; translated from the coding sequence ATGATGCGTATTGGATTGTTTTTATTAACCAACTTAGCTGTAATTGTCGTATTTAGCATCGTGTTTGGTATTTTATCCAGAGTCTTTGGTATTGGCGGTGTACATGCAGCAGGCGGGCTTAATTATACCAGTCTTGCTATTATGTGTGGCTTGTACGGTATGATTGGTTCGATGGTTTCGCTGTTTATCTCAAAGTGGATGGCAAAACGCTCGACGGGCACGGTTGTGATTGATACGCCGCAAAACGCCACAGAACAGTGGCTGGTGGATACCGTAGCAAAACAAGCACGCGCTGTGAATATTAGCATGCCTGAGGTCGGAATTTTCAATAACTCACAGCCAAATGCCTTTGCAACTGGTTGGAATAAAAACAAGGCATTGGTTGCCGTTTCGTCTGGCCTATTGCAAAATATGACAGCGGATGAAGTAGAAGCGGTATTGGCGCATGAGATTGGTCATGTGGCAAACGGTGACATGGTCACACTGGCACTCATTCAGGGAGTGGTAAACGCCTTTGTCATGTTCTTCGCTCGTATCATTGGCAACTTTGTTGACCGCACTGTTTTCAAAAATGAAGGCGATGCGCCTGGTATTGGTTATTTTGTCACCAGTATTGTGATGGATATTTTGCTCGGTTTCTTGGCATCTGCCATCGTGATGTGGTTCTCGCGTTTACGTGAATTCCGTGCGGATCAAATGGGCGCTAAACTCGCCAGCCGTGAAAAAATGATCAGTGCGTTAAATGCCTTACGTCCGGCTGAACAACGTCCAGATCAAATGCCTGAGAACATGAAAGCGTTTGCGATCTCTTCTGGTCAAACTCAAGGCTTTAGTGTTGCCAACCTTTTCCGTTCACACCCGACGCTTGATGATCGTATTGAAGCGTTGCGAAATTATAATCCTAGTGAAGGCTGA
- a CDS encoding saccharopine dehydrogenase family protein: MNTNQSVKPSKKDVLIIGAGGVAQVVAHKCAMHNDVLGEIHIASRTVDKCIAIAQSVIDKNSFKAPAVLHTHQVDAMDTQALIELIQATGVQIIINVGSAFVNMTVLEACIETGVAYIDTAIHEDPRKICETPPWYNNYEWQRRERCADNNVTAILGAGFDPGMVNAYARLGYDMMDAGSVTDIDIIDINAGSHGKYFATNFDPEINFREFTGTVYSWQDSKWQSNKMFEVKRTDDLPVVGVQNSYLSGHDEVHSLSANLDVPNIRFWMGFGEHYINVFTVLQNLGLLSEQPVMTAEGQEVIPLKVVKAVLPDPSSLAPNYTGKTCIGDKVKGKIDGVDTEVFIYNISDHKDAYNEVGSQGISYTAGVPPVAAAMLVATGEWDAGKMVNVEELDAKPFINLLNKIGLPTRIKDSEGDRALEFDI; the protein is encoded by the coding sequence TTGAACACAAACCAATCAGTTAAGCCCAGCAAAAAAGACGTACTCATCATTGGAGCCGGCGGAGTCGCTCAAGTGGTTGCGCATAAATGTGCCATGCATAATGATGTATTGGGTGAGATCCATATTGCCTCGCGTACGGTAGATAAATGCATTGCAATCGCCCAAAGCGTGATAGATAAAAATAGCTTTAAAGCGCCTGCGGTATTGCACACCCACCAAGTCGATGCAATGGATACCCAAGCATTGATAGAGCTGATACAAGCCACAGGTGTACAGATTATCATTAATGTCGGATCAGCATTTGTCAATATGACGGTGCTTGAGGCTTGTATTGAAACAGGCGTGGCATATATTGATACTGCGATTCATGAAGACCCACGTAAGATTTGCGAGACGCCACCATGGTATAACAATTATGAATGGCAACGTCGCGAGCGCTGTGCAGACAATAATGTCACCGCTATTTTAGGTGCAGGTTTTGATCCTGGAATGGTCAATGCGTATGCACGTCTCGGTTATGACATGATGGATGCAGGATCTGTTACTGATATCGACATCATTGATATCAATGCGGGTAGCCATGGCAAATATTTCGCGACAAACTTCGACCCTGAGATCAACTTCCGTGAGTTTACTGGCACGGTCTACTCTTGGCAAGACAGCAAGTGGCAGTCTAACAAGATGTTTGAAGTGAAGCGTACCGATGATTTGCCAGTCGTTGGCGTGCAAAACAGCTATCTGAGTGGTCATGACGAAGTTCATTCACTGTCTGCCAACTTAGATGTACCAAACATTCGCTTTTGGATGGGCTTTGGTGAGCATTATATTAATGTATTCACTGTCCTGCAAAATCTAGGGCTATTGTCTGAGCAGCCAGTGATGACGGCCGAAGGACAAGAAGTCATTCCGTTAAAAGTGGTCAAAGCGGTACTGCCAGATCCAAGTTCACTTGCACCGAACTACACAGGCAAGACCTGTATTGGCGATAAGGTTAAAGGCAAGATTGATGGTGTTGATACCGAAGTATTTATCTACAATATCTCAGACCACAAAGACGCTTACAATGAAGTGGGTAGCCAAGGTATCTCTTATACCGCAGGTGTACCACCTGTCGCGGCCGCCATGTTGGTTGCAACTGGTGAGTGGGATGCGGGCAAAATGGTCAACGTTGAAGAGCTAGATGCCAAGCCATTTATCAATTTGCTAAATAAGATTGGCTTACCAACGCGTATTAAAGATAGCGAAGGTGATAGAGCGCTTGAGTTTGATATTTAA
- a CDS encoding carboxynorspermidine decarboxylase: protein MNLENSVKPSDVSLPPTPYYLLDEAAIVANMQIIARLCELSGAKALLALKCFATWGVFDVMQPYLHGTTSSSLNEVRLGYETFGNNTDVNGKDKKETHAYSVAYSADEIDEVLSYADKIIFNSISQLTAFKDQAAAKNIPVGLRLNPKTSNSSFIIADPARPFSRLGEHDKEKITAVLGNITGVMIHNNCENDSFEAFSESLADIEARFGDILEQLEWVSLGGGIHFIAPDYPLEKLAERLKGFSETYGVQVYLEPGEASIHGAGSLVTTVLDTMYNQKNLAVVDSSIEAHMLDLLIYRESAPVTAINEATIHVNPVKSIIDDSTIHEPSTAKSEQTTENTIIYGRSCLAGDIFGEYELSDNLAVGDTVTFGNAAGYTMVKKNWFNGVNMPAIVIRRLDGRIDVQREFDYQDYKASLS from the coding sequence ATGAATTTAGAAAACTCAGTAAAACCGTCCGACGTATCACTACCACCAACGCCTTATTATTTGTTAGATGAAGCTGCAATCGTTGCCAATATGCAGATTATTGCTCGTCTGTGTGAACTGTCAGGTGCCAAAGCATTATTGGCGCTCAAATGCTTTGCAACATGGGGTGTGTTTGATGTGATGCAACCCTATTTGCATGGAACGACTTCCTCATCATTGAATGAAGTGCGGTTGGGTTACGAGACTTTTGGTAATAATACTGATGTTAATGGCAAAGATAAAAAAGAAACCCACGCCTATAGTGTGGCGTACAGCGCTGATGAAATCGACGAGGTATTGAGCTATGCTGATAAGATTATTTTTAACTCAATCTCACAGCTAACTGCGTTTAAAGATCAAGCCGCCGCAAAAAATATTCCTGTCGGATTGCGGTTGAATCCTAAGACCAGCAATTCGTCATTTATTATTGCTGACCCAGCACGTCCTTTTAGCCGTCTTGGCGAGCATGATAAAGAAAAAATCACAGCAGTACTTGGTAACATTACTGGTGTGATGATTCACAACAACTGTGAGAATGACAGCTTTGAGGCTTTTAGTGAGAGCTTGGCGGACATTGAAGCACGATTTGGAGATATCTTAGAGCAGCTAGAGTGGGTGAGTTTAGGCGGCGGTATTCATTTTATCGCGCCTGATTATCCGCTTGAAAAACTGGCTGAAAGATTAAAAGGTTTTAGCGAAACCTACGGTGTCCAGGTTTATCTTGAACCAGGTGAGGCAAGTATCCATGGCGCAGGTTCATTGGTCACGACTGTCTTAGATACCATGTATAATCAAAAAAATCTCGCTGTCGTTGACTCTTCTATCGAAGCCCATATGCTGGATTTGTTGATCTATCGTGAGTCAGCGCCCGTTACAGCTATCAATGAAGCCACTATTCATGTCAATCCTGTCAAGTCTATTATCGATGATTCAACCATTCATGAGCCGTCGACAGCCAAGTCTGAGCAAACGACAGAAAATACGATTATTTATGGTCGTTCTTGTTTGGCGGGGGATATTTTTGGCGAGTATGAGCTATCAGACAATTTGGCAGTAGGGGATACTGTCACTTTTGGCAATGCGGCAGGTTACACCATGGTCAAGAAAAACTGGTTCAATGGTGTTAACATGCCAGCCATTGTGATTCGTCGTTTAGATGGGCGCATTGATGTGCAGCGTGAGTTTGATTATCAAGACTATAAAGCGAGTTTGTCTTAA
- a CDS encoding DUF924 family protein, whose translation MNLEYLDADARAVLDFWFNKDNKSYWFAKNDHFDQQINDKFRKVWQAAKRGECVTWRSAEAAKDSNSSITALAGRLAEIIVLDQFSRNLCRGQAGAFAQDSMAVVLAQEAIQQPHFDTLPVDWRKFMIMPFMHSESLMIHKRYLPLFEQLNDAETLDFEHRHKSIIEQFGRYPHRNDTLDRESSDDEEAFLQQPNSSF comes from the coding sequence ATGAATTTGGAGTACCTTGATGCTGATGCTCGAGCTGTTTTAGATTTTTGGTTTAACAAGGACAACAAATCATATTGGTTTGCAAAAAACGATCATTTTGACCAACAAATAAACGATAAGTTTAGAAAGGTTTGGCAGGCGGCGAAACGAGGTGAATGCGTGACGTGGCGCAGTGCAGAAGCTGCTAAGGATAGCAACAGCTCCATTACCGCTTTGGCTGGACGCTTAGCAGAGATTATTGTTTTAGACCAATTCTCGCGTAATCTGTGTCGCGGACAGGCGGGTGCTTTTGCGCAAGATAGTATGGCAGTAGTCTTGGCACAAGAAGCTATTCAGCAACCACATTTTGACACGTTACCAGTGGATTGGCGCAAATTTATGATTATGCCATTCATGCATTCTGAATCCTTGATGATTCATAAGCGCTATCTACCTTTGTTTGAACAATTGAACGATGCTGAAACCTTGGATTTTGAACATCGTCATAAGAGCATCATTGAGCAATTTGGCCGTTATCCTCATCGTAATGATACGCTGGATCGTGAGTCAAGCGATGATGAAGAAGCCTTCTTGCAGCAGCCGAACTCTTCTTTTTGA